Below is a genomic region from Lutra lutra chromosome 5, mLutLut1.2, whole genome shotgun sequence.
CATAGCACCACAGGAAGGCAGGGACCTTGAGACGACTCTGATCTGTCTCCTTGCAGACAGGCCTCACACCGCCAAAGAAAGCGATGAGCATACTCTTCACAGTTAGTAAGGCAATAAAATGTGTCACTTCTATGCTCTTGGGGGCACAAGGAGCCCTAAGTAAATGGACTCCCCTCCCGTCCCAAATAAAAATGGGCTTTAGAGTGGAACTCCATTCATTCAAGGGCCCTGGTGTTCCAGAGAGTTTCAGATCGGTCAAAACTTGGTGTCTTGCAGAGAAACCCCCATATTCACAGAAAGACAGTGATTTAAAAGCCAGGCCTTTACAGCCagtcttgggttcaaatcccagctctgccaccatcATATAGTGTCCTTGGAAAAATTAAGTgatgagaaatataaaatgctcagcacagggtctcATATACAATAAATGCTTAAGCAGTGGTTACTATTATGGATATTGCTCTGATCCACTGAATTGTTTAACTAAgattcagaaaattattttgcttCCAAAATTTTAGTCCATGTTCCCGCTTAAAAACAGTAATAGGGAACACgtttaaaacaaagaagtcaaagaaattaaatcctGCACTTATTCAATAAACATGTACTACAGGAGTGTTAATTGCAAGATGCTGTGCATTAAATACTATAGATATACAGAGGTACTTAGAGTCAGTCCTTGGTCACAGAGAGGGGCAAACACAGAGTACTGAGCCTTGGTTGTAAACACATAAGTAGGGAACTTGGTCAAATGAAGGCAGACTTCTGGATATGTCCCCAAAGAATTTCTAAGTCACCATTATAAGTTTGCTATCTAGGGGATTTCCTTTTACTCTGAGAAGGTGGGAGACACTAAATTTGTGgttaattaaaatattgatttctttATAGGTGGATATAGAAATTCTTGGCTTACAATATTCCTGACTGCTGTCTTGTCATatagtaataaatttaaataatctttttcattGGAAAAATTTGCCatggaaatgagaagaaatacaCTCTAGGGAGATGGAGTGTCTTTGAACCCTCCACAGTGTCATAGAGTTGTGAAATAGGAGAAGAGGGACAAGAGGGTAGTGCTTcctcgttttttgttttttttttttagattttttttttttaatttgtcagagagagagagggagagagagcaagcacaggcagacagaatggcaggcagaggcagagggagaagcaggctccccgccgaggaaggagcccgatgtgggactcgatcccaggacgctgggatcatgacctgagccaaaggcagctgcttaaccaactgagccacccaggcacccctgcttcctCATTTTGGTTTTCCAGCACTTACTACGTGCCGGGCACTTTACATATATTCCCTTATTTCACCCTTGCAACAGGCCTATGCAGTTGGAACTGGTATCATCAGCCAAGGGCACTGAGGCTAAGGGAGattaaggcattttttttttctccaagcagAGAGCAAACAAGAAAGACTAAAGCTgaactttcttttctctgagtTGAGCATGAAGTtagcacacatatacacatgcacacacacacacacacaggcacacaaagTCACTTACAGTGTGTTCTCTGTCATGGAGACCCTCCAGTGTCTGTGTCTCtgccataaagagaaaaaaaatagccaataGAATTGTcaggaatgttttcttttatctgactttttaaaaaatcctaaagacatCTTTAATCCTATTTGAAATTAAATCTACTCTATACTCTTCACAATAATTAATCATGAGAACAACAAAATTTTCTAAACACCTGCAAAACAATTTTAGGGtgaccaaattttttttaagattttatttatttatttgacacagagagaaatcataagtaggtagagaggcaggcagagggagagggggaagcaggctccccactgagcagagagcctgatgtggggcttgatcccagagacccggagaccatgacttgagctgaaggcagaggcttaacccactgaggcacccaggcacccctagggtgACCAAATTTTTTTAACCAGATAATGAACCCAACTATTTAGGTGCCATGAAAAGGAGACCTCTGCCAGGAAGACCTCCATTGAATATATGGTTTGTTGTATCCACAGGGCCCCAAAGAGGGCTGCAGAATTCCAACATTGATATCACTCAAGCAggcattaaattttaattagacTTTGAAAGATAACAGAAGTTAATTTTCTTGAAAAAGTTTAACATTTACTCGTTAAGAGGGAGACAGGGTATTTGGTtgcctaaaaatgaaaatagtaataagAATAGCTCTAATTTACCATGAACAGATATTGTGCTAAATTCTTTGAGCAAAGTATCTCATTTAGCATTCAAAACCGTTATCCTAAAGTAGGGACTATTAGCTCCATTACTTAGATGAAGAAGCTGAAAATTCAGAAGGGAACAGACTTACTCAGGGTAATGGAGCTTAGTGAATAACAGAAATGGCCTTCCAGTTTAGGTCTGCATAGCTTCAAACAGACACTCGTATGCTGCCTTCAACAACCTTCACCTTGGCACGGTCACTTCTAAGTGAACACACTGCCCAGTTACcagctcacctttttttttccttcttactcatttacttattcatctatctatccattcgATGAACATGTCTACACCCCTACTCTATACCAGGCATGGGGTACAGAGCTGCCAACAGCCTGGGCACGACCCTGACCTCACAGATGCTGTCttctaaaaaaatcaatatagaatGTCAGCTTTGGGGAACTTAAGGATGCCTGTTCATGTCTCTGGCTGAGTCAGAGGCTCTGAAACTTCTTAAATGTTATGGCCACTTTCTGGGAGACTGAAAGTCCAAGTCCTTTCATATAAAACACCTGGTTTAATAAACcatgattttaatattaaaattttaatactctcagcctgaatacatttttttaaaaaaggaaataaaagagattcTCTTCCACTTGCCTCTGTTCTTATTACTACCCAAAAggaatttaaagtataaaaaccaCATTGGTGGAACTGCTAAGTAAACATGAATCTAACCACACACAAGATTTTCTAATGTAATTCCAGTTTCTGCTTCCCTGTAATTATTTCTCCTGCTCTAAATGGTAAGACTgacttctccttttaaaaaaaattcaatttacagTGAAAATAACCCAAGTGTACTCTGTTTTATTGATTATCACAGCTTAATTTCATATAGATAACCATCAACCAAGGTGAGtaggacagttaaaaaaaatctgcattagtTTTCCTAGAGAAACCAAGACttggctggagtggagggggctTTGAGGGCAGAATGAGATTGTCTCAGAAGCATATAAATCTATGGTTACCATCTAGCACGTATTACCTGCCACACATGGTGCTTAGCACTTTATTCACATATCTTTCAATCTTCACCACAATATAGAAGTActgttatttttctacttttcaaatgaagaacctgagtctcagagaggtacCTGGCATAAGACCACACAACCAGTAATTGGCAAACCTGAGATTCAAACCAAGTCAACCTCCAGAGCTGAGGACTCACCATGACCTGGTTCCACCTCCTTCAGGTGGAAGAGACACGACAATGTTTTGTGTTCAAAGTATGTTTAGCAGCTTCCAAGACCCTTGGAATCTTTACTTATTAAGGCTCCACTCCACTTAATAGCAAACATATTCAATGTACCCACATTCCACATTAAAAGAAAAGGTATGTATACCTACACCAAGTTGACTTGCAAGGGGAAACCCCACCGTTGTTGCCCTAAAGGAAAGGAACTAACAGGTAAAAACTAAAGGGAAAAGGACTTGTTTATGATATAGACAACCCTGAGGAAATGCACTGGCTCAGGAGGAAGGTGTGCGGGCATACAGTGAATGCCCACTTGGCAGTGACGCTGTAAAGAACATTGGAGCCCTGGATAGGAACATGGGCATCAATAAATATTGACTTGGGTTAATTACAGGGAAGCAGAACCTGGATTTACATTAGAAAATCTTGCGTGTGGTTAAGATTCATGTTTACTTAGCAGTTCCAtcaatgtggtttttaaattcctttttaaaggaatttttaaaatccactttaAATTCCTTTTGGGATGACGGTTGTCATCTTGTCCCGCCATATTTAATGTTCTCCCTCTCATAAGAGATCTTGGCTACCAATCACTAAAGAACCACCAAAGATTAAACCAGTGGAGAGCTGAAGTTAATActtataataataactaatattcgAGTGTTTTCTGTGAGCCAGGTACGACACTGAGCATTTTGCATACATTGTCACACTCAATTTTTACAACAATCTTAGGCAATAGGTCCTGAGAAAACCCCCAAAGTAGAGGTAAGAAAATTGAGCCTCACAGATTTTGAGCAACTTTACTTCACACTCACAAAGCTAGTATGAAGGGCTGGTAGCGGAGCCCCGTCACTGAGGTACTTAACCACAACCTCATTCTGCCTCCAGATCTTACTGGCAACATTAAAGACAATGACTGAGTACATACTGTGATCAAATACTGGGCTAACCACTTGAGACACCCTTTCTTAGTTAAATCTCACAAAGTGGGACTTAGGAGATTTCTGAGATTAAAATATGGGACCTACCTGTTATTACCCTTATCTTACTGAATGGAAGACTGAGCTCCAGAGAGTATAAGAAGAACCAGAAATCTGACAGGAGACATTTAAGATtaatctccctgctcagtgaaacACTCAGTCTGCTCTTTTGACCCTATCTTCTCTACCAGGGCAGCTTGAAGAAATCCTTGCTGAATTTCTGAAAGAGTTTAGCTACTCTTTCCAAGGCTGGAATCGAAAGAAGAGGATGGGCTTCATTCTAGTTAGAAGAGATCCTTGAAATCCCCAAATCCAACCTCAAACACAAACTGGAGCCAGTTCATGCCAAAATATCCCAGTCTGGGAGTCAGTTGGAAAATAAAGGCAACGTAATGAGTTTTTCATTAGactaaatgtatttaatttaaaaggagGTCTTTTTTTATTGCAATAATGGCattagtagaattttttttttcttatttggaaaaatatgtaGATCACCAGAATTTTGTTTTTGGAGGGGGATGGAGTTTTACTAGGTCACAAAAGTTAAAGTCTCCAAACCCTCTCCTTGGACAGAACAAGAAGCAGAGATGCAGGGAAGTGAAAGTTTTCAGCCCAGGTTACAGAGGTACTTGTGACTAATTCTGAAGCCTAGCTCAGGGCTCCTTTTTCCCAGTACAGGTttgtccccacctcccctctccccacacacaaCATCTCACTCAGGTCCACAAGGACGTTCAAGCCTCCAGTTAAACCCTTTTCTCGTCTCTTTCTCATACTCAAAATCCTCTGAAAATACCCGAAGGCTTCGTGCTACGCCTCCGGTATCATTACCTGCGCTACGTCCCTTGGTAGTGAGCATCCATGGAAAGGCTGCGGTGAAGTCTGTCCATGGAGTCCGAGCAGAGGTGACCTTGGCTAATATCAGAAACCAACATAAGGATGCAGACCTTCTGAGAGCAGAGAGCTTGTGGCAGGGAATCAAAGGGGCAGCAGAAAAAATACGAAACGCAACAAATAAAGAGAAGCACATGGCCAACTGCCAAACCTACCTGACACCTTCCTTGAGCGTGTACAACACTCCTGAGGTGTCGGGCAGAGGAGTGTTACAGTCATCACTGCCACAGTCTAATCGTTAATGATGGAACTAGCAGCCACCCAAATGGCCACACTAAATGTTTTTCACAAAACACCTCGTAAAATCCTCCCAGGGGGCTGTGTGGTAGGAATTACCATATTTCATAGAGGAAGAGTTCacagagtttaaataacttgcccaagatggCAAAGTTGGATTTGAACTCTGCTCCATCAGCCACACATTATATGCTCTATAAATCTTCAAACACATGAGCAAATGTACCCGACATGTACACCATCTGACGGTTCTAGATCCTGGCTGCACGGTGAGGGTCAGAATCATTGAAGGTAGACTTTGTAAAATCCTAGTGCTCAGGACTCTGCCTCCAGAGATGCTAATTTCTGTGGTTCGTGgacgggcgggggtgggggtgggaaccAAGGAGCAATGTAGGTCTTAAaaagccttccaggtgattccaaCGAGCCATCAGGCTCTTGAATCACCAATCTTGACCtttcctcccattttatagatccTGTCcataagttttaaaatagatgaagggagTTAAAAGTGGCTGGGCATTGCTGGTGGAGTCTGCTAAACTTTAGGTCTTAGGGACAGACGGACAGGCAGGGCTGTAACTGAGGAGATCAGAAGGGCAACCAATCAGTATATTTAATATTACCTGCAGGTGATTTTATTCAAGAAGGCATGCAAAGGTCTACTCACCCGGTTTGATGACCAACTCCAGGTTTAACTTTTTATCATTCATTGGGCCTGGGAACTGGATCCGGCAGCAATAAATCCCACTGTCAGCTAGAGTCACGTTCTCTATAGTCAAGGACACATCTCCTTTGTGGATACTCCTCTTCAGCTGGTATCTGTTGGATGTCTGATATTTCAAGTTCCTTCCGTCTGTGCTGAGCACCATACTATGACATTCGAACACTGGACAGGATCCCCTGCCCCAGCAGACAGGCACAGGATCCTCAGAAGGGGTGGGAGTGTAGGTGCAGGGCAGATCAGCATTCTGACCCACTTCAGCTATGTATACCCCTTCCAAAAACCCTGAatcaagagggaaagagagcaagacCCAAGAAATGAGTGAGTGAGGTTGGTCCATTTCAAGAAAACTGCAAGTAATGCCTTatagaataaaaaggaaactagTGCAACTGTCCCATTTGGAGGATGATTCATTATGACAATGATTCTCAGACTTGAGGAGCATCAGAATCACAGGGAAgacttattaaaacacagatggtTGGGCTCAACTTCTAGAGTTCTTGACTcaataggtctggggtggggtatACGAATTTGAATTTCCAGCAAGTTCCCAGGAGCTGTTGAGATGGCTGGTCTCGGAAACTCACTTTGAGAACCAGTACCCTAAGAGAGAATTGTGGTCCAGTCCTGTGAACATTGGAGGGCAAGGCTGATGGAAATAGACAATCAGACAATGAGTCACTGTCAGCCAGGAGAACAGCTCACCCATCTGGGCTAGTGGGCTGCTTGCTCATGGATGAAAGGCAGTTAACTTGATataaatatctctctctctctttttttagtttttaaaaactttatttatttatttgagagggagagagagagcacagcgggggagtggcaggcagagggagagggagagacaggctccccactgagcaggaagcccggtgtgcggctccatcccaggaccctgaccctgagatcatgacctgagcagaaggcagatgcttaaccaactgagccacccaggcgcccctcgctctctctttttaagCCCTCAGCACATGATGAATAACAACCATTGGCTGAATAAGAAGCTTGTATGTTCGAAACAATTCACAGGCTATCGTGAGGTTTAAAATTAATCGCCTTTGCatatatattaacaaatatatatatatatacatatatatatatatatagtaaaacaTTTGAACAGTGTAAAAGGTATATGAGAAGTATActccctctccttgctccttCCCGTTTTCCAGTTCCCCTTCCCAGAGCCCATACGTTAAGAAGCATTCACGTATTCCTACTCCCTGCACCATACATACACAAAGAGAAGTCTGATATACATGTCCTTCTGcactttcttctttcatctgACATTTGGACTTAGAGACATTCCGTATCGCTGTGTGTCGTCGGCCTCCCTATTTGCAGCGTAGATCACAGCTCATCTACCTGCTCCCCCGCTGGTGGACACTGAGGTTCCTTCCAAACTTGCTGTTGCAAACATTGCGATGACCATCCCTGCATCTTTATCGTGTAAAGCCCGTGGCCGGACTTACCTGTGAGTAGCAGCAGCCACAGCAGGACACAGTCGAAGGAAGGAGGTGAAACCATGGATTCTGAAGAAGACAAGTCAAATAATGGCTCTGTTTCACTTTAATTCTCCAGTGAGACTGGAGAATTAAAGAAATCGGATCTCCTCCACAACAACAGGAGCAGGGCTCACTGTCCCCAACGGCTGGCCCAGCACACCATAGCATCTGACTACCAGTCTTCACTCTGTTATTGCTGCCAAGTCCACAGTTACAACAAAGGAAACTCCAGTTCTCTGTCCTGCTACACCACAGACATCCTGTCAGTCTTTGGTATTTACCCCTTAGTATCAACGAAGAGGAAGCGACACTCAGAGGAAGCAAAGTGTCTCTCAGCCAAGAGAACTCTTAGCAAGTAGAGAGAGGCTTCAAGCATCTCCAGTGAAATAATCCCCTGTGTGAAACGGGTGGTGTGTGGGTCCAGCTGGTTACCAGGGGACGCAAGGTAGGAATACAGCATCTGTGCTTTCATTCCGATCAGGCAGTTGGTTGGTCACATGACCAATGTTAGTgaagcacctgctgtgtgtcaggaACTGGACAGGGAGCTGGACAATGCCACGATgagccacatcttccttatcctttccaCTCCATTCCGGAGCTTAATGCTTTGCCTTGCTCTAACACAAATTGGGTTGTGTCTAACACAAATTGTGCTGGATCTCGGTTCCTTTGTTTACAAAGTGAGGAAAT
It encodes:
- the HAVCR2 gene encoding hepatitis A virus cellular receptor 2, with the translated sequence MVSPPSFDCVLLWLLLLTGFLEGVYIAEVGQNADLPCTYTPTPSEDPVPVCWGRGSCPVFECHSMVLSTDGRNLKYQTSNRYQLKRSIHKGDVSLTIENVTLADSGIYCCRIQFPGPMNDKKLNLELVIKPAKVTSARTPWTDFTAAFPWMLTTKGRSAETQTLEGLHDREHTQIPTWTNELQDAGATTRMGVYIGAGVSAGLALLLITGALILTWYSYSKEELQNSSLLALGSPPPLGLANTGAEGMRSQENIYVIEENIYEMEDPYEYYCYVNNEQQS